A genomic window from Leptospira ryugenii includes:
- a CDS encoding sulfate/molybdate ABC transporter ATP-binding protein, translating into MSIEIKSVSKTFGAFQALNHVNVNIESGKLVALLGPSGSGKTTLLRIIAGLETPDSGSVLFHNENQEASTIQSGDVGFVFQHYALFRHMNIFENIAFGLKVRPKKIRPSQAAIKEKVFSLLKLVQLENFQNRYPSELSGGQRQRVALARALAIEPKFLLLDEPFGALDAKVRKELRMWLRKLHDEIHITSVFVTHDQEEALEVSDSIVILRNGQVEQVGSPDEVYNKPKTPFVFHFLGDVNLFHGRIQEGKAIIGNVDLDSPEHKDVANTSAIAYVRPYDVEIVRSKELGIPAEIQYIHSTGRNVRIELKRLDTGSLIESVLDQETYRDLNLLPGEEVYLRIKKAKVYLDDFSI; encoded by the coding sequence ATGTCTATTGAAATCAAATCAGTATCCAAAACCTTCGGTGCATTCCAAGCGTTGAATCATGTAAATGTAAACATTGAATCAGGGAAATTGGTCGCCTTACTCGGTCCAAGTGGGAGTGGAAAAACGACATTACTTCGAATCATTGCTGGACTTGAGACCCCAGACTCGGGTTCTGTTTTGTTCCACAATGAAAACCAAGAAGCATCTACCATACAAAGTGGAGATGTTGGTTTTGTTTTCCAACATTATGCACTCTTTAGGCATATGAATATCTTTGAAAATATTGCTTTTGGATTAAAGGTTCGTCCTAAAAAGATAAGGCCCTCTCAAGCAGCAATCAAAGAAAAAGTATTTTCACTTTTAAAATTGGTTCAATTAGAGAACTTCCAAAATCGATACCCTAGTGAACTGTCAGGTGGACAAAGGCAAAGAGTAGCTCTAGCAAGAGCACTTGCAATTGAACCAAAATTTCTTTTGTTAGATGAGCCCTTTGGAGCCTTAGATGCAAAGGTTCGAAAAGAATTGAGAATGTGGTTACGCAAATTACATGATGAAATTCACATTACAAGTGTTTTTGTAACTCATGACCAGGAAGAAGCTTTGGAAGTTAGCGATTCCATAGTTATCCTTCGAAATGGACAAGTTGAACAAGTCGGAAGTCCTGACGAAGTATACAACAAACCAAAAACTCCATTTGTTTTTCATTTTTTAGGCGATGTGAATTTATTCCACGGACGAATCCAAGAGGGTAAAGCGATCATTGGGAATGTCGATTTAGATTCTCCTGAGCATAAAGATGTAGCAAATACCTCAGCAATCGCCTATGTAAGGCCATATGATGTAGAGATAGTTAGATCTAAAGAGCTTGGGATTCCCGCCGAGATACAATACATCCATTCTACTGGACGAAACGTACGTATCGAATTAAAAAGATTGGATACAGGTTCTTTGATAGAATCCGTACTCGATCAAGAAACTTATCGTGATTTGAATCTATTGCCAGGCGAAGAAGTTTATCTTCGCATCAAAAAAGCAAAAGTCTATTTAGATGATTTTTCTATCTAA
- a CDS encoding flagellar hook-length control protein FliK, translated as MNVNKDKISFPQFSLVESKVANQLTNNPAEATNKSFFDILQSSHLADVPNKLQEKGFFETESKHQTIPDEKIESQASEERVENDFEMIDAEESSDERDIDQSSSVPKIDLSNNISYFEFALQKQHKDSHSKESEDSLPKGKLFHAKLIEYPVSNKEQNNFVEEAKKMVDRFLKKETPRPSAQSNQPKLEVRETISKETLAKSAPKEIGLEKIQNEPKVIPFPIVSKTENVSRKKDIQNDTKPSLIHQSKELPKADTEPKDINAPKLRNENKEALEAERKISIRKRGNAQNSEDRITEKDSVENKSESLGLSLRTKTVREKDQYRLKPEGVVQQEGSKNQRESIGISLSQVSQTMGKEESSNQNGQGSTFSQREQNSFAQELKQLTKQSDSTKPENVKTPSRPELQRNLEDLVKQAKFDIVQNGKSTAEIVMNPREYGRLTLKVSVEGDQVEGRILVETEELKQMLNSEISKLKENLKENGLQLGSLLVDVWEDSSSRFSGGKQSKDFQEYKDMLESAAYRTSSPENSDTILLNETKIQKGYEFFA; from the coding sequence ATGAACGTCAATAAGGATAAAATTTCATTCCCTCAATTCTCTCTAGTTGAGTCAAAGGTTGCCAACCAACTCACAAACAATCCAGCAGAGGCAACTAACAAAAGTTTTTTTGATATTTTGCAGAGCTCTCATTTAGCGGATGTTCCAAATAAACTGCAAGAGAAAGGTTTTTTTGAAACGGAGTCCAAGCACCAAACTATTCCCGATGAAAAAATAGAGTCCCAAGCATCGGAAGAAAGAGTAGAAAACGATTTTGAAATGATTGATGCAGAGGAATCTTCAGACGAGCGAGACATTGATCAGTCTTCCTCTGTTCCAAAAATAGACCTGAGCAATAACATAAGTTATTTTGAATTTGCCTTACAAAAGCAACATAAGGATTCACATTCCAAAGAGAGTGAAGATTCTCTACCCAAAGGCAAACTATTCCATGCAAAGCTTATTGAATATCCAGTATCAAATAAAGAACAAAATAACTTTGTTGAAGAAGCAAAGAAAATGGTCGATCGTTTCTTGAAAAAAGAAACTCCTAGGCCATCCGCGCAAAGCAACCAGCCAAAACTTGAAGTCAGAGAAACCATCTCTAAAGAAACCTTAGCAAAATCTGCCCCAAAAGAGATTGGCCTTGAGAAAATTCAAAATGAACCAAAAGTAATACCGTTTCCAATCGTTTCGAAAACAGAAAATGTTTCACGTAAAAAGGATATCCAAAACGATACCAAACCATCGCTCATCCACCAAAGCAAAGAGCTTCCAAAGGCGGACACAGAGCCAAAAGATATCAATGCACCAAAACTTCGAAATGAAAATAAAGAGGCACTTGAAGCTGAGAGAAAAATCTCAATTCGCAAACGGGGCAATGCACAAAACAGCGAAGATAGAATTACTGAGAAAGACTCCGTAGAAAACAAAAGTGAAAGCCTTGGGCTTTCTCTTCGAACTAAAACTGTCAGAGAGAAAGATCAGTATAGACTGAAACCGGAGGGAGTAGTTCAACAAGAAGGCTCCAAAAACCAAAGAGAAAGCATAGGAATCTCTCTCAGTCAAGTATCACAGACAATGGGAAAGGAAGAATCCTCAAACCAGAATGGGCAAGGATCTACATTTTCCCAGAGAGAACAAAATTCTTTCGCGCAAGAATTGAAACAATTAACTAAGCAGTCTGACAGCACAAAACCGGAAAATGTTAAAACTCCAAGTCGTCCTGAACTGCAGCGAAATTTGGAAGATCTCGTCAAACAGGCAAAATTTGATATTGTCCAAAATGGAAAATCCACAGCAGAAATTGTGATGAATCCTCGTGAATATGGAAGATTGACTCTCAAAGTAAGCGTAGAAGGTGACCAAGTAGAAGGTCGGATTTTGGTAGAAACAGAAGAATTAAAACAAATGTTAAACTCTGAGATTTCTAAATTAAAAGAAAATTTAAAAGAGAATGGTTTACAGTTGGGATCTTTGTTAGTTGATGTTTGGGAAGATTCTTCTTCCAGATTCTCTGGTGGAAAACAGAGTAAAGATTTTCAAGAATACAAGGATATGCTTGAGTCGGCAGCATATCGCACATCTTCTCCAGAAAACTCAGATACAATCCTCTTGAATGAAACCAAAATACAAAAAGGTTACGAATTTTTCGCCTAA
- the cysW gene encoding sulfate ABC transporter permease subunit CysW gives MTRQASKYLLILLVYFFTFLLLILPILTVFSEAFAEGFSAYLHALQDKDTWKAVKLTALVAGIAVPINAIFGFFAAFCITRFQFPGKQIILTIIDAPFAVSPVIAGLVFLLIFGKQGWMAPILETLAIEIVFNTPGLVIATLFITLPFVVRELIPLMQSQGKEEEEAGILLGANFFHTLVKIILPNVKWGLLYGIILCNARAMGEFGAVSVLSGHIRGKTNTLPLQIEMLYNEYNSVGAFAAATILVFLSFLTLIVKIILERNIHKR, from the coding sequence ATGACAAGACAAGCCTCCAAATACCTACTGATCCTACTTGTTTATTTTTTTACATTTCTTCTCTTAATACTTCCGATTCTGACTGTGTTTTCGGAGGCATTTGCAGAGGGCTTTTCCGCTTACCTACATGCTTTGCAAGACAAAGACACATGGAAAGCAGTAAAACTGACTGCGCTTGTAGCTGGTATCGCAGTACCGATCAACGCTATCTTTGGCTTTTTTGCTGCCTTTTGCATTACACGATTTCAATTTCCTGGCAAACAAATTATCTTAACTATCATAGATGCTCCCTTTGCCGTATCACCCGTGATAGCTGGTCTAGTATTTTTGCTTATCTTTGGTAAACAAGGATGGATGGCACCAATTTTGGAAACACTTGCCATCGAGATCGTATTCAATACCCCTGGTCTTGTCATTGCAACTCTCTTTATCACCCTTCCTTTTGTTGTAAGAGAATTGATTCCTTTGATGCAGAGCCAAGGAAAAGAAGAGGAAGAAGCAGGGATCCTATTGGGTGCAAATTTTTTTCATACTCTGGTAAAAATCATACTGCCAAATGTCAAATGGGGGCTTCTCTATGGCATCATTCTCTGCAATGCAAGAGCCATGGGTGAGTTTGGTGCTGTATCCGTTCTTTCAGGCCATATCCGTGGAAAGACGAACACTCTACCCTTACAAATCGAAATGTTGTATAATGAATACAACTCTGTTGGGGCATTTGCCGCTGCCACAATTTTAGTGTTTCTTTCCTTCCTTACTCTCATAGTAAAAATCATCCTTGAAAGGAACATTCATAAGAGGTAA
- a CDS encoding sulfate ABC transporter substrate-binding protein: MKSKKFSNFRRFLALFVFFCTIAIFAETELLNVSFDPTRELYEEINLKFTQSQKGKTELTIQQSHGGSGKQARAVIDGLKADVVTLALSYDIDSIAKISNLIEKNWQTQFPNRSVPYYSTIVFLVRKSNPKKIKGWEDLSKDGIGVITPNPKTSGGARWNYLAAYGFAKRKWKSEEKATAFIQKIFENTLVLDTGARGSTTTFVKRGLGDVLITWENEAKLALEESAKNGDGSFQIIYPEESILAETPVAIVKGNTDKKGTTELAKAYLSYLYTPEAQNIIAKHNFRPTDKKVMKQFEADFPKINTFSITDIEGSWEEAHKKHFADGGVFDQIYTKK; this comes from the coding sequence ATGAAATCCAAGAAATTTAGCAATTTTCGCCGGTTCTTAGCGTTATTTGTCTTTTTTTGTACCATCGCTATATTTGCAGAAACAGAACTCTTGAATGTCTCCTTTGATCCAACCCGTGAGCTATATGAGGAAATCAACCTGAAGTTCACCCAGAGCCAAAAAGGAAAAACGGAACTCACGATCCAACAAAGCCATGGTGGTTCTGGCAAACAAGCAAGGGCTGTCATTGATGGATTGAAAGCGGATGTAGTCACCTTAGCCTTGTCATACGATATAGATAGCATTGCCAAAATCTCAAATTTAATTGAAAAAAACTGGCAAACACAATTTCCGAATCGTTCCGTTCCTTACTACTCAACCATCGTTTTTTTGGTTAGAAAGTCCAATCCCAAAAAAATCAAAGGATGGGAGGATTTGAGTAAGGATGGAATTGGAGTCATCACTCCGAATCCAAAGACTTCCGGTGGTGCCCGCTGGAATTACCTTGCTGCCTATGGTTTTGCTAAAAGAAAATGGAAATCTGAAGAAAAAGCAACGGCTTTTATTCAGAAAATTTTTGAGAATACTCTCGTTCTAGATACAGGCGCACGTGGCTCAACAACTACTTTCGTAAAACGTGGACTAGGTGATGTGCTCATTACTTGGGAAAATGAAGCGAAGTTAGCCTTGGAGGAAAGTGCCAAAAATGGGGATGGTTCCTTTCAAATCATATACCCTGAAGAAAGTATCTTAGCGGAAACACCGGTTGCTATTGTAAAAGGTAACACTGACAAAAAAGGAACAACAGAACTTGCAAAAGCTTACCTTAGTTACCTCTACACTCCTGAGGCACAAAATATCATCGCAAAACATAACTTTCGCCCAACGGATAAAAAAGTGATGAAACAATTTGAGGCAGATTTTCCAAAAATCAATACATTTAGTATCACTGATATCGAGGGAAGTTGGGAAGAAGCTCACAAAAAGCACTTTGCAGATGGTGGGGTTTTTGATCAAATTTACACCAAAAAATAA
- the cysT gene encoding sulfate ABC transporter permease subunit CysT: MLQTRPYSKTHFGLSFGLTSFYLSLMVVVPLSGLFMVTAKSGLSVILDVFLEERLRSALTLSFFVGSVAAVINLLLGFLFVWVLVRYDFPGKKWIDTLVDLPFTLPTAVAGIALTTIYAENGSIGKIFAPLGIKIAYTPLGIIIALVFIGFPFVVRTVQPVLEDLPKELEESARCLGATPFTTFYKVILPELWPSLLSGMAMAFARGIGEYGSVVFISGNLPGKTEILPLLIVTKLEQYEYGKATGIAVVMLVISFGIMFAINVIQNRAARRLL, encoded by the coding sequence ATGCTGCAGACTCGACCTTACTCAAAAACTCACTTTGGACTCAGTTTTGGCTTAACTAGCTTTTATCTGAGTTTAATGGTGGTAGTTCCACTCTCTGGTTTATTTATGGTGACTGCAAAATCTGGACTGAGTGTAATCCTCGATGTGTTTTTGGAGGAAAGACTTCGTTCTGCGCTCACTTTGAGTTTTTTTGTAGGATCGGTGGCAGCTGTCATCAATCTACTCTTAGGCTTTCTATTTGTATGGGTTCTCGTTCGTTATGATTTTCCAGGTAAAAAGTGGATCGATACTTTAGTTGACCTACCTTTTACCCTCCCAACAGCAGTCGCAGGTATTGCACTCACAACCATATACGCTGAAAATGGCTCCATTGGAAAGATATTTGCCCCCTTGGGAATTAAAATTGCTTATACCCCTCTTGGGATCATCATTGCCCTTGTATTTATAGGTTTTCCTTTTGTCGTTCGCACCGTACAACCTGTCCTCGAGGATTTGCCAAAAGAACTAGAGGAAAGTGCTAGGTGTTTAGGTGCTACTCCCTTTACGACATTCTACAAAGTGATCCTACCAGAGTTGTGGCCCTCCCTACTTTCTGGAATGGCTATGGCTTTTGCAAGGGGTATAGGTGAGTATGGAAGTGTTGTCTTTATCTCCGGCAATTTACCTGGGAAAACAGAGATTTTGCCATTACTGATTGTTACGAAACTAGAACAATATGAATACGGCAAAGCAACTGGCATAGCAGTTGTTATGTTAGTCATCAGCTTTGGAATCATGTTTGCCATCAATGTGATCCAAAACCGCGCTGCACGGAGACTCCTATGA